A genome region from Zootoca vivipara chromosome 11, rZooViv1.1, whole genome shotgun sequence includes the following:
- the HEXB gene encoding beta-hexosaminidase subunit beta encodes MELLAVLLWVSAALAASSSAHKPQGPPSAASSSVSLWPLPRSLRVSAARLQLAPKRFQIVHGPGSSAGPSCSLLQDAFRRYYEYIFGYSKWQNDETNPLLEKELSSLQVIITSEDSECDKFPSITSDEYYQLQVSGPTAVLKADKVWGALRGLETFSQLVNEDDYGSLFVNESDITDFPRFAHRGILIDSSRHFLPLKTILMTLDAMAFNKFNVLHWHIVDDPSFPYQSITFPELSRQGAYSYNHVYTPTDVRLVIEYARLRGIRIIPEFDSPGHTQSWGKGQKGLLTPCYNGALPSGAYGPVNPILNTTYDFMAKLFKEIGSVFPDDYIHLGGDEVDFSCWRSNPDIQEFMKKQGIWFTYDKLESHFVAKILDMVSSLNKKSIVWQEVFDHGAKLQSDTIVEVWINTLYKEELRRVTKAGHSAILAAPWYLDLISYGQDWKKYYRVEPLDFPGWQSQKELVLGGEACLWGEYVDATNLTPRLWPRASAVGERLWSSKNVTDIEDAYNRLTEHRCRMLRRGIAAAPLFVGYCRHEARDP; translated from the exons ATGGAGCTGCTGGCGGTGCTGCTGTGGGTCTCCGCGGCGCTGGCTGCCTCCTCGTCCGCGCACAAGCCGCAGGGGCCGCCGAGCGCGGCTTCCTCCTCGGTCTCCCTGTGGCCGCTGCCCCGCTCGCTCCGCGTCTCCGCAGCCCGGCTGCAGCTGGCGCCCAAGCGGTTCCAGATCGTCCACGGCCCGGGCTCCTCGGCGGGGCCGAGCTGCTCCTTGCTGCAAGATGCGTTCCGGAG GTACTATGAATACATATTTGGGTATTCCAAATGGCAGAATGATGAGACGAACCCTCTTTTGGAAAAGGAGCTATCTTCGCTTCAGGTCATTATTACTTCAGAAGATTCTGAATGTGATAAATTTCCCAGCATCACATCTGATGAATATT ATCAGCTCCAGGTATCAGGACCTACAGCTGTGCTGAAGGCAGACAAAGTTTGGGGAGCATTGAGAG GTTTAGAAACATTCAGTCAGTTAGTAAATGAAGACGACTATGGAAGT CTATTTGTCAATGAATCTGACATTACTGACTTCCCAAGATTTGCTCATCGAGGGATCTTGATTGATAGCTCAAGGCATTTTCTGCCTTTGAAAACTATCCTAATGACTTTG GATGCCATGGCATTCAACAAGTTCAATGTCCTGCATTGGCACATTGTAGATGACCCTTCCTTTCCTTATCAAAGTATCACTTTTCCTGAACTGAGTCGCCAG GGGGCCTATTCATACAATCATGTTTACACTCCCACTGACGTCCGTCTGGTGATAGAGTATGCTCGGTTACGGGGGATTAGAATTATCCCGGAATTTGACAGCCCAGGACATACCCAATCTTGGGGGAAAG gacAAAAAGGCCTCCTCACACCATGCTACAATGGAGCACTTCCGAGTGGGGCTTATGGGCCTGTAAACCCCATTTTGAATACGACATATGATTTCATGGCTAAATTATTCAAAGAAATTGGCAGTGTATTTCCGGATGATTATATCCACTTGGGAGGAGATGAAGTGGACTTCAGTTGTTG GAGGTCCAATCCTGATATACAAGAATTCATGAAGAAGCAAGGAATTTGGTTTACCTATGATAAACTGGAATCCCACTTTGTTGCAAA AATATTGGACATGGTGTCTTCTCTGAACAAGAAATCCATAGTGTGGCAGGAAGTCTTTGATCATGGAGCAAAG CTACAGTCAGACACAATAGTTGAAGTGTGGATTAATACCTTGTATAAAGAAGAGTTAAGAAGAGTAACCAAAGCAGGGCACAGCGCCATCCTGGCAGCACCATGGTACCTAGACCTCATTAGTTACGGCCAGGACTGGAAGAAATACTACCGCGTGGAGCCACTAGACTTCCCTG GGTGGCAATCCCAGAAAGAGTTGGTGCTTGGTGGAGAAGCCTGTCTTTGGGGAGAATATGTGGATGCAACTAATCTCACACCAAGACTCTG GCCTCGGGCAAGTGCTGTTGGAGAGAGACTCTGGAGCAGTAAAAATGTAACTGATATTGAAGATGCTTATAACAGGCTTACTGAACATCGTTGTCGCATGCTCAG GCGTGGAATAGCAGCGGCACCTTTGTTTGTTGGATACTGCAGGCACGAAGCAAGAGACCCCTAA
- the GFM2 gene encoding ribosome-releasing factor 2, mitochondrial, whose product MLRDTRKLLLGPLKVVCLHSVCMYCRKSRIIAVKCFKGTLTLQRSYSYTAGEVKSLRSIITPPASKIRNIGIMAHIDAGKTTTTERMLYYSGYTRNLGDVDDGDTVTDFMAQERERGITIQSAAVTFDWKGYRINLIDTPGHVDFTVEVERSLRVLDGAVAVFDASAGVEAQSLTVWRQADKHHIPRICFLNKMDKNGASFTYAVESIRQKLKAKPLLLQLPIGEGKNFRGIVDVVTVNQIIWKAKAATELDDGKNFEQKPLEETDDPDLLRDARDARNALIEQVADLDDEFAELVLGDFSENFDELPADKLHSAVRRVTLAQKAVPVFCGSALKNKGVQPLLDGVTKYLPAPDERSYDFVQWYKGDLCALAFKVIHDKQRGPLVFFRIYSGTMKPQSAVYNITKSCTERMSRLLLPFADQQIEISSLTAGNIALTVGLKQSATGDTIVSSKASAMAAAQQAGRNVGSKHGQSTEVENLILAGIEIPEPVFFCTIEPPSMARQPDLDNALACLQREDPSLKVKIDSDTGQTILCGMGELHIEIIHDRIKREHKLETYLGPLQIAYRETIQNSAKAIDTLDRTVGEKRHQVTVELGVRPWAGETSATAPVIEYAENVCDSLQPDLREAIANGIHTSYLQGPLLGFPVQDVVVTVHAVTVNSDTSLTMVSACVSRCMQKALRKADKQVLEPLMNLEITVGRDHLGAVLGDLAQRRGSIQEIQGRQDNQVVIACVPLAEMMGYSTALRSLTSGSATFTLELASYQVMSVPEQAALLKKSGLQ is encoded by the exons ATGCTGCGAGATACAAGGAAATTGTTACTGGGTCCCCTCAAAGTGGTATGTTTACACAGTGTG TGTATGTATTGCAGAAAATCAAGAATTATAGCTGTAAAATGCTTCAAAGGTACTTTGACTCTTCAGAGAAGTTACAGTTACACAGCAG GTGAAGTAAAATCTTTGCGCTCTATTATCACTCCACCTGCCTCTAA AATCCGCAACATTGGTATCATGGCTCACATAGATGcaggaaaaacaaccaccaccgaAAGGATGCTGTATTATTCTGGGTACACAAGAAACCTTGGAG ATGTTGATGATGGGGACACAGTCACAGATTTCATGGCACAGGAGCGAGAACGTGGCATTACCATTCAATCTGCTGCTGTAACTTTTGATTGGAAGGGCTACAGAATAAATCTGATAGACACACCAG GTCATGTGGACTTTACAGTGGAGGTGGAACGTTCCCTGAGAGTGCTGGATGGAGCAGTGGCTGTATTTGATGCCTCGGCTGGTGTGGAA GCTCAGTCTTTGACAGTGTGGAGACAAGCAGACAAGCACCACATACCACGGATTTGCTTCTTAAACAAGATGGACAAAAATGGAGCAAG TTTCACCTATGCAGTTGAGAGTATCAGGCAGAAGTTGAAGGCTAAGCCTCTGCTTTTACAG TTGCCAATTGGAGAAGGAAAGAACTTTAGGGGAATAGTTGACGTCGTGACCGTGAACCAAATTATTTGGAAAGCAAAAGCCGCAACTGAGTTGGATGATGGAAAGAATTTTGAACAGAAACCCTTGGAAGAAACTGATGATCCTGACTTGCTGAGGGATGCCAGGGATGCAAGAAATGCCTTAATAGAACAA GTTGCAGACCTGGATGATGAATTTGCTGAGCTGGTCCTTGGGGATTTCAGTGAGAATTTTGATGAATTGCCAGCTGATAAG TTGCATTCTGCTGTACGAAGAGTAACCCTAGCACAGAAAGCTGTACCTGTATTCTGTGGAAGTGCACTGAAAAACAAAGGTGTTCAGCCATTATTGGATGGTGTCACCAAGTATTTGCCTGCACCGGATGAACGCAGCTATGACTTCGT GCAGTGGTATAAAGGTGACCTGTGCGCTCTAGCATTTAAAGTTATTCATGACAAACAACGTGGGCCATTGGTTTTCTTCCGTATTTACTCTGGCACAATGAAGCCTCAGTCAGCTGTCTATAATATTACCAAAAGCTGCAC GGAGAGAATGAGTCGCCTGCTTCTGCCTTTCGCTGATCAGCAAATAGAAATCTCTTCGCTAACGGCTGGCAATATTGCCCTCACAGTTGGATTGAAACAG AGTGCCACTGGCGACACTATTGTTTCGTCAAAGGCTTCAGCGATGGCTGCCGCTCAACAAGCTGGAAGAAATGTGGGGTCAAAGCACGGTCAAAGCACCGAAGTAGAGAATCTTATCTTGGCCGGCATTGAGATTCCAGAGCCAGTCTTCTTTTGTACCATAGAGCCGCCTTCCATGGCCAGGCAACCAG ATCTAGATAATGCCTTGGCTTGCTTGCAACGTGAGGATCCAAGTTTGAAAGTCAAGATAGATTCAGACACCGGGCAG ACTATCCTTTGTGGCATGGGAGAGCTGCACATTGAGATCATTCATGACCGAATCAAACGTGAACATAAACTCGAGACTTATCTGGGACCTCTTCAGATAGCTTACCGAGAAACAATCCAAAACTCTGCTAAGGCTATAG ATACACTGGACAGAACTGTAGGAGAGAAACGGCACCAGGTGACTGTAGAATTGGGAGTGAGACCATGGGCGGGAGAAACGTCAGCAACAGCCCCAGTCATTGAGTATGCGGAGAACGTCTGTGACTCACTCCAGCCAGACCTTCGAGAAGCTATAGCAAATGGAATCCATACATCGTACCTTCAAG GACCACTGCTGGGGTTTCCAGTTCAAGATGTAGTAGTGACAGTACATGCAGTGACTGTAAACTCCGATACATCTCTGACAATGGTTTCTGCTTGTGTTTCTCGTTGCATGCAAAAG GCTCTGAGGAAAGCTGATAAACAAGTGCTAGAGCCTCTCATGAACCTGGAAATAACAGTGGGCAGAGATCACCTTGGTGCCgtactgggtgaccttgcacaGAGAAGAGGCAGCATTCAGGAAATTCAGGGTCGCCAAGACAACCAAGTTGTAATTGCATGTGTTCCATTGGCTGAAATGATG GGTTATTCAACAGCTTTGCGCTCTTTGACATCTGGCTCTGCAACATTTACATTAGAACTGGCAAGCTACCAAGTGATGAGCGTCCCGGAGCAAGCTGCTCTGCTTAAGAAGAGTGGTTTGCAGTAG
- the NSA2 gene encoding ribosome biogenesis protein NSA2 homolog encodes MPQNEYIELHRKRYGYRLDYHERKRKKEGREAHERSKKAKKMIGLKAKLYHKQRHAEKIQMKKTIKMHEKRNTKQKNDDKTPEGAVPAYLLDREGQSRAKVLSNMIKQKRKEKAGKWEVPVPKVRAQGETEVLKVIRTGKRKKKAWKRMVTKVCFVGDGFTRKPPKYERFIRPMGLRFKKAHVTHPELKATFCLPILGVKKNPSSPLYTSLGVITKGTVIEVNVSELGLVTQGGKVVWGKYAQVTNNPENDGCINAVLLV; translated from the exons ATG CCACAAAACGAGTACATAGAGTTACATCGGAAGCGATATGGTTATCGTTTGGATTACcatgagaggaagaggaagaaagagggcCGTGAGGCTCATGAACGCTCAAAAAAAGCTAAAAAAATGATTGGACTGAAAGCTAAGCTTTATCATAAACAGCGCCATGCAGAGAAGATACAGATGAAAAAGAC TATTAAGATGCATGAAAAAAGAAATACCAAGCAGAAAAATGATGACAAGACCCCAGAAGGAGCTGTGCCAGCATATCTGCTGGACAGAGAGGGTCAGTCCCGAGCTAAAGTTCTCTCCAACATGATTAAGCAGAAGCGAAAAGAGAAAGCT GGGAAATGGGAGGTTCCTGTACCCAAGGTTCGTGCTCAGGGAGAAACAGAAGTGCTCAAGGTGATCCGtacaggaaagagaaagaagaaggctTGGAAGAGAATGGTTACTAAAGTGTGTTTTGTTGGGGATGGCTTTACCCGAAAGCCGCCTAAATACGAACGTTTCATTCGGCCAATG GGTTTACGATTCAAGAAGGCCCATGTAACACATCCTGAACTTAAAGCCACTTTTTGTCTACCTATTCTTGGTGTAAAAAAGAATCCCTCTTCTCCTCTGTATACATCTTTGGGGGTAATTACAAAAGGTACTGTCATCGAGGTGAATGTGAGTGAGCTTGGTCTCGTGACACAAGGAGGCAAGGTCGTCTGGG GAAAATATGCACAAGTAACCAACAATCCAGAAAATGATGGGTGCATTAACGCAGTTCTGCTTGTCTAA